A single candidate division WOR-3 bacterium DNA region contains:
- a CDS encoding T9SS type A sorting domain-containing protein yields the protein MNFYGYGVAEYVKVVNSNNNTGQVYLGTYTSSMTNPDNYYPYLTYKSNPVLTPYEQLSEVEISGHDITNFQVNNLSGGVEFSFVLENDANLDISIFDINGRKVSEENSVFFNSGIANYRWERNSSDISSGTYFLVINSGGKTLHKGKFAIFE from the coding sequence TTGAACTTTTACGGTTACGGTGTCGCTGAATACGTAAAAGTAGTAAATTCTAACAACAACACGGGTCAGGTATATCTGGGCACATACACATCTTCGATGACGAACCCCGATAATTATTATCCCTATCTCACTTACAAATCCAATCCAGTTTTGACACCTTATGAACAGCTCTCGGAAGTAGAAATTTCTGGACACGATATTACAAATTTTCAAGTAAATAATTTAAGCGGAGGAGTTGAATTTTCTTTTGTTCTTGAAAATGATGCCAATCTCGACATATCAATTTTCGACATTAACGGAAGAAAAGTTTCTGAAGAAAACAGTGTTTTCTTCAATTCCGGTATAGCAAATTACAGATGGGAAAGAAACAGTTCAGACATATCGAGCGGGACATACTTCTTAGTAATAAACAGCGGGGGAAAAACTCTTCACAAGGGCAAATTCGCGATTTTTGAATAA